A single region of the Enterococcus mundtii genome encodes:
- a CDS encoding phenolic acid decarboxylase: MKQFKNLEDFIGTHFIYTYDNGWEYEWYAKNDHTVDYRIHGGMVKGRWVKDQEADIVKLTDGVFKITWTEPTGTDVALDFMPNEKKLHGTIFFPKWVEEHPEITVTFQNEHIAEMEAAREKYETYPKLVVPEFATITYMGDAGVDNEDVISEEPYEGMPKDIREGRYFDENYRRINK; the protein is encoded by the coding sequence ATGAAACAATTCAAAAACTTAGAAGATTTTATTGGAACTCACTTTATCTATACGTATGATAATGGTTGGGAATATGAATGGTATGCAAAAAATGACCACACCGTTGACTATCGTATTCATGGCGGAATGGTCAAAGGGCGTTGGGTCAAAGATCAAGAAGCAGATATTGTAAAATTAACAGATGGTGTTTTTAAAATCACTTGGACTGAACCAACTGGTACAGACGTTGCTTTAGACTTTATGCCAAATGAGAAAAAACTCCATGGCACGATTTTCTTCCCTAAATGGGTCGAAGAACATCCAGAGATCACTGTCACTTTCCAAAACGAACATATTGCGGAAATGGAAGCTGCTCGTGAAAAATATGAAACATATCCAAAACTAGTCGTTCCAGAATTTGCGACAATTACTTATATGGGTGATGCGGGTGTTGATAATGAAGACGTAATTAGCGAAGAACCTTATGAAGGAATGCCAAAAGACATTCGTGAAGGTCGTTACTTCGATGAAAACTACCGTCGTATCAATAAATAA
- the pgmB gene encoding beta-phosphoglucomutase, with protein MFKGVLFDLDGVITDTAEFHYRAWKKLGEEIGISIDRNFNEQLKGVSREDSLTLLLAYGKKENDFSNEEFAALAKRKNEYYLEMIQEITPTDVFPGIVPLLTELKKAGIKIALASASKNGPLLLDKMQLTDYFDAIADPSKVASGKPAPDIFLLAAKEIGFEATDCLGIEDAKAGIQAIIASGAYPVGVGRKEDLGEDIPIVADTSSLTLDYLQHVWRKDV; from the coding sequence ATGTTTAAAGGTGTCCTATTTGATTTAGACGGTGTCATCACCGACACAGCAGAATTCCATTATCGCGCCTGGAAAAAACTTGGTGAAGAAATCGGGATTTCAATCGACCGAAATTTCAACGAACAATTAAAAGGAGTCAGCCGAGAAGATTCATTAACATTGCTTCTTGCTTATGGCAAGAAAGAAAATGACTTTTCAAACGAAGAATTCGCTGCTTTAGCTAAACGTAAAAATGAGTATTATCTAGAAATGATCCAAGAAATCACGCCAACAGACGTATTTCCGGGTATTGTTCCTTTATTAACAGAATTAAAGAAAGCTGGCATCAAGATCGCCTTGGCTTCTGCTAGTAAAAACGGACCATTATTACTAGATAAAATGCAACTAACAGATTACTTTGATGCGATTGCTGATCCTAGCAAAGTAGCAAGTGGCAAACCCGCCCCTGATATCTTTTTATTAGCAGCCAAAGAAATCGGATTCGAGGCGACTGATTGTTTAGGTATTGAAGATGCAAAAGCAGGCATCCAAGCGATCATCGCAAGTGGTGCTTATCCTGTAGGAGTTGGACGCAAGGAAGATCTTGGGGAGGACATTCCGATCGTCGCTGATACGTCTTCGTTAACACTCGACTATCTACAACACGTTTGGCGCAAAGATGTCTGA
- a CDS encoding aldose epimerase family protein has protein sequence MSEPSISVLPIKQTNLKKITLKNDELEVVLLNYGARLHQIFTADRFGQMENILLSYDNLQDVLSDYSFFGATVGPVAGRIRNGEWGPHQLEKNNGNHHIHGGTNGWSFQFWEVEVFKSPQAVGVVFYLKDTFSGYPGPITATVTYQLEGNRLVMITKANSVVETICNPTNHAYFNLSGNGKRDIDSHQLQIQLDSLLLLDHDKLPTGETLDKADLPINFQEPNTLTEILSKYPSGLDDVFLLNTPKLTKNSLTLSEEASGRQMNIATTNKSMVLFSTTGFDADLQINGQNMHSHFGLAIEPQEIPDIVHFPEFGSITLRPGQERVSQTTYEFSTFT, from the coding sequence ATGTCTGAACCAAGCATCTCTGTCCTCCCCATCAAACAAACAAATCTAAAAAAAATCACATTGAAGAACGACGAGCTAGAAGTCGTTCTTCTCAATTATGGCGCTCGCTTGCATCAAATATTCACAGCAGATAGATTTGGACAAATGGAAAATATCTTACTCTCTTACGACAATCTTCAAGATGTTTTATCTGATTATAGTTTTTTCGGTGCAACGGTTGGTCCAGTGGCAGGTAGGATCAGAAATGGTGAATGGGGCCCTCACCAACTAGAAAAAAATAATGGCAACCATCATATCCACGGCGGAACAAACGGCTGGTCCTTTCAGTTTTGGGAGGTAGAAGTATTCAAATCACCTCAAGCAGTGGGTGTCGTCTTTTATTTAAAAGATACATTTTCAGGTTATCCTGGACCAATCACCGCGACTGTGACCTATCAATTAGAAGGAAATAGACTAGTGATGATCACTAAAGCTAACAGTGTAGTAGAAACGATTTGCAACCCGACAAACCATGCCTATTTCAATCTATCTGGAAATGGAAAACGTGATATTGATTCCCATCAACTCCAGATTCAATTAGATAGCTTGTTACTTTTGGATCATGACAAATTACCTACAGGGGAAACACTAGACAAAGCGGACTTACCCATCAATTTTCAAGAACCAAATACACTGACAGAGATTTTATCCAAGTATCCTTCAGGTCTTGATGACGTTTTTTTATTAAATACGCCTAAACTCACCAAAAATAGCTTAACTTTATCAGAAGAAGCTTCCGGTCGCCAAATGAATATAGCAACTACGAACAAAAGTATGGTATTATTTTCTACAACTGGGTTCGATGCAGATTTACAGATCAACGGTCAAAACATGCATTCTCATTTTGGCTTAGCGATCGAACCACAAGAAATACCAGATATCGTTCATTTCCCGGAGTTTGGCTCGATTACGCTACGCCCTGGACAAGAACGTGTCAGCCAAACAACTTATGAATTTAGTACATTCACTTAA
- a CDS encoding endonuclease/exonuclease/phosphatase family protein encodes MKIMTLNTHSWLEEEPVTKLQDLVDKILTERYDVIALQEVNQLIETKIVNEQELVGFCPVTNQTPIHKDNFAYCLIRRLAEAGESYFWSWEMSHIGYDKYEEGNAILSKAPLDSRAYIVSETKEKENYRTRMVLVAKTVIDNQPIVVASCHFSWWSDIETGFAYEWQFLQKELLTYQIPCLLMGDFNNPVGEEGYRLVNEDNQLNIKDSYVLAEQKSEEATIEKKIDGWENNTEALRIDYIFVPTDSKVSTYTRVFDGTNGPVVSDHFGVSVEMDL; translated from the coding sequence ATGAAAATAATGACGTTGAATACACATAGTTGGTTGGAAGAAGAACCAGTAACTAAACTACAAGACCTTGTAGACAAGATTTTAACTGAGCGCTATGATGTCATTGCTTTGCAAGAGGTCAATCAACTGATTGAAACAAAGATCGTAAATGAACAAGAGCTAGTCGGTTTTTGTCCAGTAACGAATCAGACCCCAATCCACAAAGATAATTTCGCTTATTGCTTGATCCGACGACTGGCAGAAGCAGGAGAATCCTATTTTTGGAGTTGGGAAATGAGTCATATTGGTTATGACAAGTATGAAGAAGGAAACGCTATTTTATCAAAGGCTCCTTTGGATAGTCGGGCATACATAGTGTCTGAAACAAAAGAAAAAGAAAACTACCGTACCCGCATGGTCCTTGTTGCCAAAACAGTTATTGACAATCAACCAATCGTTGTCGCAAGCTGTCATTTCTCTTGGTGGTCAGATATAGAAACGGGCTTTGCCTACGAGTGGCAATTCTTACAGAAAGAACTCCTAACTTATCAAATACCTTGCTTGTTGATGGGTGATTTTAATAATCCAGTAGGTGAGGAAGGGTATCGCTTAGTTAATGAAGATAACCAATTGAACATCAAAGATTCATATGTTTTAGCCGAACAAAAATCTGAAGAAGCCACGATCGAGAAAAAAATCGATGGCTGGGAAAACAATACAGAAGCACTGCGAATCGACTATATTTTCGTTCCGACTGATAGTAAAGTCAGTACGTATACGCGCGTCTTTGATGGGACGAATGGCCCGGTCGTTAGTGATCATTTTGGAGTGTCTGTAGAAATGGATCTATAA
- a CDS encoding PadR family transcriptional regulator: protein MARKNTLRYILLGLLSKKNQTGYELNQAFKNEIGEFWQAKHSQIYPELAKMEELGIIKHEVGITGVKLEKKIYQLTEEGRVLLNEWIHTSPNELPVNRDEFVLKLYFVKDINDPTWIEILEQQKELHEEKRQHLFARQQVIFPTEKDQHENYGHYLILSHAINRETEYINWLTQVLEQEIRK, encoded by the coding sequence ATGGCTAGAAAAAATACATTACGCTATATATTACTGGGATTACTGAGCAAAAAAAATCAAACGGGGTATGAATTGAATCAAGCATTCAAAAATGAAATCGGTGAATTCTGGCAGGCAAAGCATAGTCAGATCTATCCTGAACTGGCCAAAATGGAAGAACTAGGAATCATCAAACATGAAGTAGGAATCACTGGAGTCAAGCTAGAAAAGAAAATTTATCAGCTGACTGAAGAAGGGCGTGTTTTGTTAAACGAATGGATCCATACCTCGCCAAATGAACTTCCAGTCAATCGAGACGAATTTGTCTTGAAACTTTATTTTGTGAAAGATATCAATGATCCAACATGGATTGAGATTCTTGAACAGCAAAAGGAGCTTCATGAAGAAAAAAGACAGCATTTATTCGCCCGACAACAAGTGATTTTCCCGACAGAAAAAGACCAACATGAAAATTATGGCCATTATCTGATCTTGTCTCACGCAATCAATCGAGAAACCGAATATATCAATTGGTTGACACAAGTATTGGAACAAGAAATAAGAAAATAA
- a CDS encoding MerR family transcriptional regulator, whose amino-acid sequence MVGASLKQLLENDHLLVGISELSEIVGVSPRQLRYWEQKGFIQSVTADANCSRKYRLPTVVKVEIIKKFLDEGYTLTKAAEKAQERLNKMHHVRKVFSKSIKDIQLIDERYTLLLIGDFNDLEQLCIIHDEETDELSYKILPADETIDPKKVLEK is encoded by the coding sequence ATGGTGGGAGCTTCACTTAAACAATTATTGGAAAATGACCATTTATTAGTAGGCATTAGTGAATTGAGTGAGATCGTCGGAGTTTCACCACGACAATTGAGATACTGGGAACAAAAAGGCTTTATCCAATCCGTTACTGCTGACGCGAATTGTTCAAGAAAATACCGATTACCGACAGTGGTCAAAGTTGAGATCATCAAGAAATTTTTAGATGAAGGGTACACGTTGACCAAAGCCGCTGAAAAAGCTCAGGAACGTTTAAACAAAATGCACCATGTCCGAAAAGTTTTCTCAAAGTCCATCAAAGACATCCAATTGATTGATGAACGTTATACACTCCTTTTAATTGGCGACTTCAATGATCTGGAACAGCTATGTATTATTCATGACGAAGAAACGGATGAACTATCTTATAAGATCCTTCCAGCAGATGAAACGATCGATCCTAAAAAAGTACTGGAAAAATAA
- a CDS encoding LacI family DNA-binding transcriptional regulator, protein MAITVKDVAKKAGVATSTVSRVINDHPSISETTKKKVRKIMDELGYVPNITARNLGKRVSSAVGVILPPLDSKERLGNPFYLEIMEAINEEARHHGVTTAIATAKSFDVLLENVQRMHLQKQVDGFILVYSDSDDPVIDYLYEQQIPFTLIGQPYHHENEIIYIDNDNQLLGKQATEFLIDNGHKNILFVTNTTHESLYFERYFGYQKAMMLAGLNAHPSVTLEQAEDYLDFDTILKKAEATALVVIDDIFALRTMQLAQMYGYIIPETLSMISFNNSIFSTLMHPYLTSIDIDISELGRVAMQKLQELIHEEVSNGVRLVIPHRLIKRETVVPLKEE, encoded by the coding sequence ATGGCAATTACAGTGAAAGATGTTGCAAAAAAAGCAGGCGTAGCGACATCTACTGTTTCTCGCGTGATCAACGACCATCCAAGTATTTCCGAAACAACGAAAAAGAAAGTACGAAAAATCATGGATGAACTAGGATATGTCCCCAATATCACAGCGAGAAATCTTGGTAAACGTGTATCAAGCGCTGTAGGTGTCATTCTTCCACCACTCGATTCCAAAGAGCGTCTTGGCAACCCGTTTTATTTAGAAATCATGGAAGCAATCAACGAAGAAGCACGACATCACGGTGTGACAACAGCTATTGCTACCGCAAAAAGTTTCGACGTCTTATTAGAGAACGTTCAGCGGATGCATTTACAAAAACAAGTTGATGGTTTTATCCTAGTCTACTCCGATAGTGACGATCCAGTCATCGATTATCTTTATGAACAACAGATTCCGTTCACACTGATCGGACAACCATACCATCATGAGAACGAAATCATCTACATTGATAACGACAATCAACTGTTAGGAAAGCAAGCCACCGAATTTTTGATCGATAATGGCCATAAAAATATTCTTTTCGTGACCAATACAACACATGAAAGTTTATACTTTGAACGCTATTTCGGTTATCAAAAAGCGATGATGTTAGCAGGACTGAACGCCCATCCAAGTGTGACCTTGGAACAGGCTGAAGATTACTTGGATTTTGACACGATCTTAAAAAAAGCTGAAGCGACAGCGCTAGTTGTTATCGATGATATTTTTGCTTTACGCACGATGCAACTCGCCCAAATGTATGGCTATATCATCCCGGAAACCCTTTCGATGATCAGCTTCAATAACTCGATTTTTTCTACATTGATGCATCCTTACTTAACAAGTATCGACATCGATATCTCTGAGTTAGGTCGAGTCGCGATGCAAAAATTACAAGAACTGATCCATGAAGAAGTTAGCAATGGTGTACGTTTAGTGATCCCCCATCGTTTGATCAAACGCGAAACGGTCGTTCCATTGAAAGAAGAATAG
- a CDS encoding PTS transporter subunit IIBC: MKKMFSFDFWQKFGKALMVVVAVMPAAGLMISIGKSIPLINPNMAALVTTGGVLESIGWAIIGNLHLLFALAIGGSWAKERAGGAFAAGISFVLINRITGAIFGVTTEMLANEDAFTHTLFGTRIMVKGFFTSVLEAPALNMGVFVGIIAGFVGAMAYNKYYNYRKLPDALSFFNGKRFVPFVVILWSTIVALILAAVWPAIQAGINNFGLWIAQSQDSAPILAPFLYGTLERLLLPFGLHHMLTIPINYTQLGGTYEILSGAQAGTQVFGQDPLWLAWATDLVNLRGAGDMAQYEFVLNNWTPARFKVGQMIGSSGILMGMALAMYRNVDPDKKAKYKSMYFSAALAVFLTGVTEPLEFMFMFAAVPLYAIYAVIQGAAFAMADILPLRVHSFGNIELLTRTPLGIKAGLGGDLINFVICVILFGVVTYFLANFLIKKFNFATPGRNGNYDSDSEETTTGTTTGAADQQIIQIIHLLGGKENIKDVDACMTRLRVTVADRGRVGSEDAWKRAGAMGLIVKDNGVQAVYGPKADVLKSDIEDLLQSGADIPEPQIKEVVMEKETATAALGIEKELYAVAKGEVIALAAVNDPVFSQKMMGDGFAVIPETDTITAPVTGKIVSVFPTKHAIGMETAEGAEVLIHMGIDTVQMAQPAFEVSVKEGQEVTPGMPIARMDLAKVKEQGKDTTIMVVFTDDKVKEIAITTLGSVEMGTEIGKIKL, encoded by the coding sequence TTGAAGAAAATGTTTAGTTTTGATTTTTGGCAGAAATTTGGAAAGGCTTTAATGGTCGTTGTAGCAGTTATGCCAGCTGCTGGATTAATGATCAGTATCGGGAAATCGATCCCATTGATCAACCCGAACATGGCAGCACTTGTCACTACGGGTGGCGTTCTTGAAAGTATTGGTTGGGCAATTATTGGGAACTTGCATTTATTATTTGCATTAGCGATAGGTGGTAGTTGGGCAAAAGAACGAGCAGGTGGTGCATTCGCTGCCGGAATCTCGTTTGTTTTGATCAATCGGATCACAGGAGCAATCTTCGGGGTCACAACAGAGATGTTAGCAAACGAAGACGCCTTCACACATACGTTGTTCGGTACACGAATCATGGTGAAAGGATTCTTTACGAGTGTCTTAGAAGCTCCTGCATTGAACATGGGGGTATTCGTAGGGATCATCGCTGGGTTCGTCGGTGCGATGGCTTATAACAAATACTATAACTACCGTAAATTACCAGATGCACTTTCTTTCTTTAATGGGAAACGATTTGTTCCTTTTGTAGTGATTCTTTGGTCAACGATCGTAGCTCTTATTTTGGCAGCAGTTTGGCCAGCTATTCAAGCAGGAATCAACAACTTTGGTTTATGGATTGCACAATCGCAAGATAGCGCACCAATTTTAGCACCATTTTTATATGGAACATTAGAACGGTTATTACTACCTTTTGGTTTACACCACATGTTGACGATTCCAATCAACTATACGCAATTAGGTGGAACATATGAGATTTTATCTGGCGCACAAGCCGGTACACAAGTATTTGGTCAAGATCCACTATGGTTAGCTTGGGCAACTGACTTAGTGAACCTGCGAGGTGCAGGAGACATGGCACAGTATGAATTCGTCTTGAACAATTGGACACCGGCACGTTTCAAAGTCGGTCAAATGATTGGTTCTTCTGGTATTTTGATGGGGATGGCGCTTGCGATGTATCGCAATGTCGATCCAGACAAAAAAGCAAAATACAAATCCATGTATTTCTCAGCTGCTTTAGCTGTCTTTTTAACAGGGGTAACAGAACCACTAGAATTTATGTTTATGTTTGCGGCAGTTCCACTGTATGCAATCTATGCAGTGATCCAAGGAGCAGCTTTTGCGATGGCGGATATCTTACCGTTGCGTGTCCACTCCTTCGGGAATATCGAATTATTGACGCGAACACCATTAGGGATCAAAGCAGGACTTGGCGGCGATTTGATCAACTTCGTCATCTGTGTCATTCTCTTTGGCGTAGTCACTTATTTCTTAGCAAACTTCTTGATCAAGAAATTCAATTTTGCGACACCAGGACGTAACGGGAACTATGATAGTGACAGTGAAGAAACAACCACTGGCACGACAACAGGAGCGGCGGATCAACAAATTATCCAAATCATCCATTTATTAGGTGGAAAAGAAAATATCAAAGACGTGGATGCTTGTATGACGCGTTTACGTGTAACAGTGGCAGATCGAGGTAGAGTTGGTTCAGAAGACGCGTGGAAACGTGCTGGCGCAATGGGCTTGATCGTCAAAGACAATGGTGTCCAAGCAGTTTATGGGCCAAAAGCAGATGTGTTAAAATCAGATATTGAAGATTTGTTGCAATCAGGCGCAGATATTCCTGAACCACAAATCAAAGAAGTCGTGATGGAAAAAGAAACAGCGACAGCAGCATTAGGGATCGAAAAAGAATTGTACGCAGTAGCCAAAGGAGAAGTGATTGCTTTAGCAGCGGTCAATGATCCAGTATTCTCACAAAAAATGATGGGTGACGGTTTTGCAGTCATTCCTGAAACAGATACGATCACTGCTCCAGTAACGGGTAAAATCGTTAGCGTATTCCCAACGAAACACGCCATCGGGATGGAAACAGCTGAAGGCGCAGAAGTACTGATCCACATGGGAATCGATACTGTCCAAATGGCGCAACCCGCATTTGAAGTATCTGTGAAAGAAGGACAAGAAGTCACACCAGGCATGCCGATTGCACGCATGGATCTTGCAAAAGTCAAAGAACAAGGAAAAGATACAACGATCATGGTTGTTTTCACGGATGATAAAGTGAAAGAAATTGCGATCACTACACTTGGTTCTGTTGAAATGGGTACAGAAATCGGAAAAATCAAGCTATAA
- a CDS encoding glycoside hydrolase family 65 protein translates to MKQIKRLFQIDPWKISTTTLDKENLRLQESLTSIGNGYMGMRGNFEETYSGDHHQGTYLAGIWYPDKTRVGWWKNGYPEYFGKVINAVNFIAMDIYINDQLIDLASLDPEDFSWELDMKNGVLSRQFAITTATNKVRFSFERFLSIVKSEAAYIRVKVELIAGSATVKFVSKLDGNVQNEDSNYDEHFWNQTDRGTKDSIGYLTTKTIPNAFDIEQFTVTAGMRHFINGKETTPIFEEQTLALQGVFSYDLTPNDPVVVDKEVLVLTSRDIPEAQQVATLMDEFDQLTTHYDEAKKEQTTAWAKRWELADVVIEGDDEAQQGIRFNLFQLFSTYYGEDERLNIGPKGFTGEKYGGATYWDTEAYAVPLYLALADPEVTKNLLKYRHNQLPQAIHNAQQQGLKGALYPMVTFTGVECHNEWEITFEEIHRNGAIAYAIYNYTNYTGDTSYLKNEGLEVLAEIARFWADRVHYSKRQNKYMIHGVTGPNEYENNINNNWYTNTIAAWVLRYTRENYLAFKEETTIEISEEELAKWADIVENMYYPIDEEQGIFVQHDTFLDKDLMPVSDLPLSELPLNQKWSWDKILRSCFIKQADVLQGIYFFNEEFTKEEKQRNFDFYEPMTVHESSLSPSIHAILAAELGLEEKAVEMYQRTARLDLDNYNNDTEDGLHITSMTGSWLAIVQGFAQMKTAHGELSFAPFLPNTWNAYSFHINYRGRLIFIAVSDEQVTFTLLNGEALELTVYGQAQELTDQLTIPLRKDDAHV, encoded by the coding sequence ATGAAACAAATCAAACGCTTATTCCAGATCGACCCTTGGAAAATCAGCACGACAACATTAGATAAAGAAAACTTACGTTTACAAGAGTCATTGACAAGTATTGGGAACGGCTACATGGGAATGCGTGGAAACTTCGAAGAAACGTACTCTGGCGATCATCACCAAGGCACTTATTTAGCCGGTATCTGGTACCCTGACAAAACTCGTGTAGGTTGGTGGAAAAACGGCTATCCTGAATACTTTGGAAAAGTCATCAATGCAGTCAACTTTATTGCAATGGATATTTACATCAACGACCAATTGATTGACTTAGCTTCACTAGATCCAGAAGATTTCTCTTGGGAATTAGATATGAAAAACGGGGTCTTGTCTCGTCAGTTTGCGATTACGACAGCTACAAATAAAGTCCGTTTCTCATTTGAACGTTTCTTGAGTATTGTTAAAAGCGAAGCGGCTTATATTCGTGTAAAGGTTGAATTGATCGCCGGCTCTGCCACTGTAAAATTTGTTTCGAAACTGGATGGAAATGTCCAAAATGAAGATAGTAACTACGATGAGCATTTCTGGAATCAGACCGACCGTGGCACAAAAGACTCGATCGGTTATTTGACAACGAAGACCATTCCTAATGCATTTGACATTGAGCAATTCACCGTCACTGCAGGCATGCGTCATTTTATCAACGGCAAAGAAACAACACCTATATTTGAAGAACAAACATTAGCGTTACAAGGTGTATTCTCGTATGATCTAACACCAAATGATCCTGTGGTCGTGGATAAAGAAGTCTTGGTTTTGACAAGTCGTGATATCCCTGAAGCACAACAAGTGGCAACACTTATGGATGAATTTGATCAGTTAACTACTCATTATGATGAAGCCAAAAAAGAACAAACGACTGCTTGGGCAAAACGGTGGGAATTGGCTGACGTAGTGATCGAAGGCGACGATGAAGCGCAACAAGGCATCCGTTTCAATCTTTTCCAATTGTTCTCTACTTATTACGGAGAAGACGAACGGTTGAACATTGGACCAAAAGGCTTCACTGGCGAAAAATACGGTGGTGCGACATACTGGGACACAGAAGCTTACGCCGTGCCATTATATCTAGCATTAGCTGACCCAGAAGTCACAAAAAATTTATTGAAATACCGTCACAATCAGTTACCACAAGCCATCCACAATGCCCAACAACAAGGATTGAAAGGCGCGCTTTATCCAATGGTGACCTTTACAGGTGTCGAGTGCCACAATGAGTGGGAAATCACCTTTGAAGAGATCCATCGTAACGGTGCGATTGCTTACGCGATCTACAATTATACAAATTATACCGGCGATACCTCTTATCTGAAAAATGAAGGACTTGAAGTATTGGCTGAGATTGCTCGTTTCTGGGCGGATCGTGTCCATTACTCCAAACGTCAAAACAAGTATATGATCCACGGCGTGACTGGTCCAAATGAATACGAAAACAATATCAATAACAATTGGTACACGAACACGATTGCTGCTTGGGTCCTTCGTTATACTCGTGAAAATTATTTAGCGTTCAAAGAAGAAACAACAATTGAAATCAGCGAAGAAGAATTAGCAAAATGGGCAGATATTGTCGAAAACATGTACTACCCGATCGATGAGGAACAAGGAATTTTTGTCCAACATGATACATTCCTAGACAAAGATTTGATGCCAGTTTCGGATTTACCACTTAGCGAATTGCCATTGAACCAAAAATGGTCTTGGGATAAGATCTTGCGTTCTTGCTTCATTAAACAAGCGGATGTGTTACAAGGCATCTATTTCTTCAATGAAGAATTTACCAAAGAAGAAAAACAGCGGAACTTTGATTTCTATGAGCCGATGACCGTTCACGAATCTTCTCTTTCTCCAAGTATCCACGCGATTTTAGCTGCTGAACTTGGCTTGGAAGAAAAAGCGGTCGAAATGTACCAACGTACTGCTCGCTTAGATTTGGATAACTATAACAATGATACGGAAGATGGTTTGCACATCACGTCAATGACAGGTAGTTGGCTAGCGATCGTTCAAGGTTTTGCACAAATGAAAACCGCCCATGGCGAATTATCTTTTGCACCATTTTTACCAAACACATGGAATGCCTATTCTTTCCATATCAATTACCGCGGTCGCTTGATTTTCATCGCTGTTTCTGATGAACAAGTCACCTTTACATTACTGAATGGTGAGGCACTGGAATTGACTGTGTATGGACAAGCACAAGAGCTAACAGATCAATTGACGATTCCATTAAGAAAGGACGATGCACATGTTTAA